The Pagrus major chromosome 5, Pma_NU_1.0 genomic sequence CATCTCCACCTCTCTGCTGAGGGCGATAACGgatcaaaagaaaaaacctcAGCTGAATCATCATGTCAAGCCACCATGTGAGTCACAGTCATTTACACACCACATTTTAGAAGAGGTACCCAGTGGGTAATTCTTACAATCCACTGATCAACACAAGTGAAATTAAATGATTGTATGATGACAAACAGTTTCTAATTATGGAACTGATTCTGACATCTTTGTGCTGTAAAGTTCAAGATCATTTACTGATCTGATATTCCTCCTGAACATGGAGGGAAATGCAGTGCTTACAGTTATTTTGCATACAGAGGAACTCCTCTGTCTGACATCAGTGTGAGTTGGCTCACAGTTGTGGTTTAAACGCTGATTGATTGCCAGGCCAACGCTCCCAGCTGTCCTCCCACCCAGCACACGGCCGCTCCCAAGGCTGCAGCCGCCGTCACGGCCAGGCCAGCCTTCAGCACAGCACCGGGGGGTCTGTTGAAGCTGGCAGGGGCCATGAGCGCCAGCATGGCCACAGTCACGGTCAGGGTGAACAAAATGGAGACGGCGGTGTTAATGGCCACTATCTGGCCAAACTTGGCGAAAGGCACAatgacacagaagaagagagggacTGTGGAGATTACTGTGGTGACGGCGCTGGACACTATGGCAACGCCCACATGGTTCACTGCCTCCAGGGTCCGCCTCTGCCTCTCGACCGGAGGctcctgcaaacacaacacGGTTTAATAAGAGGAGCCGCTCCTCTTTATTCATGAGCCTTCGGGGCGCTTCTTGTCTTATTAAATTCTAAATCTTAGTCATTAGCTCGTTTCAGCATGTGTGTAAACAGGAAACATGCTGTGGAAGGTTTTCTAATTGCTCATAATCGCTGCTGGGGATCAAATTTACACTCCCATACCGAGTTACAACCAGGCGTGGAGGGAAGGGTCTCCCCAGCCAGCAGGTATCCCTCCACCAGGTGCAGACAGTAATCCACCGAGGATCCCACGAGTATGGACAGAGAAATGGCCTCCACTGCTCCCATCTCCCAGCCCAGCCAATACATGAGCGCCACCACCAGACAGATCACGCCTGTTGAAGGCCAGAAACTCACAATTAGGCCTGAATATTTAGTCTTAAAACGCATTTCCGAGGGTCGCCTCCAAATCTACAGCTGCGTCTCTTACCTAGAATGGTTATGAgcactggcagcagcagcagaagatgtgcagtaaacacagacacagctgcCACACATATGGCCAGGGACAGCAACAGACTCCAGAGGGCACTCTCCACACCTACAAGAGCAGTATATCATCGGATTTAATTTTTCAgtttgcagaaaaaagaaaccaaCACCTCTCACACATGCAATCTCACTTGCCTATGATTTCCATGAAGATCTGCTTCCAGTGCTCGCAGGTTTGGAAGCCTCGCTGCAGGGCGGAGGACTGCGGGAGGGAGGCGAGCTGCTCCTGGATGAAGTTCTCCCACTGGAGGAAGTCAGAGTAGGTCTGAAAGGAGGATTTCCCTTTGTATGTGGTcttgcagagagaggagaggcagagcgTTAGACACAGCAACAGCTGAAAGTAATGTGGAAATGTGCTGCACTGTGATGCAGGGAGATGAAAGCTGAAAGATGAAGGGACTCACCGACTCAAAGGCCATGGACAGCCAGCGGACTTTCCCCCCATGCATTCCCACCGCACCGTGGGAGAGCTGCCCCGGGAGCAGGTTGGGTTCAGGGAGAGAGTGACACTCAGGATGAAGCAGAGGCAGAATAGACGATAGTTTATTGCCTGAGGAGAACAGAAGGAGgacattacattttacacactTTCATTCACTATTTATGATTGTTTGATTTGAATTTCATGTCATGCTTTATCTTCTttttgttcagatgttttgtcaAGCACTTTATATTCCAGTTTTATGCTAGTTAAATTCAGTTTTCAGAGTTGCAgctactgattattttcattattgattatcgAAGTGCTAATGCTATTGCTAATAGCAAAAAATGGACATCAAAATCTTCAGATGTGGTCGtcttctgtgctgtgtttcttcTCAAACTAACAGTCCAACCACCTCTGtagaaaaatgtagatttttcaacagaggtggcaaaagcacacacattctttattcaagtagaagtacagatactgctctggtaaaagtagaagtactgattcaacttctattctcaagtaaaagtaataaagtacaggcgCTGAAATATTCTCCAAGTATAAAAGCAGAAAGTATCCCTCTAAAGGACATTTCTACTAGCGATTTTTGTGCAAAGTTAACTGAACCTCACGTTAtcttaatataattcaaagactttTAAACTTAAcggtagaatcagtaggatttgtctgAGCTGTTcgtaaacacaccacaaagatagatgattgttgagtctcattgcCAGGACTtcaaataccaacattttgggttggtaaagcgtcccgagcagcaaaAAATGAAAACGATTAGAAAATCCaagcagagggctgcagggtctctgcagatacgagacactaacatgCTTTTTCTCCCTATtcgagtctccctctctgtccgtTTCCGTTTGTTgcgtcttttgttgttttgtcttgctACGTCTGCTGTGCATGATGTGCACTGATGGgctgaaatcagtcttgtgatgttggtgcaaaaaagtgcaaaataaaaataatctattacatttatattagataaatgcattaaaactaaagtaacgcataaggagtaaaagtaaaaagttgtcaggaaaataaatactcaaagtacaaatacctgaaAAATGTGGGTACAGTACAGAGTACAGTCACAAAGTATTTGTACATTGTTACTTCCCAGCTTTGAAATGATCACAGGAACAACTGCTTTTTTGGCACTTGAGCTTGAACTATATTAGCTTGATAAAGTTTAATATTATTGTTTGATGATATTTTATgctaaaataaaagattttgcTGTTACCTGACGGCAAACACTGCGCTCCTCCGGGCTTCACAAGTTGTTTGTTGGCACTAATAGATTTACACATTTGACAAAGATGCCCCATTTCCTGGAAAATATCAAAGTCTGGATCCAATATGATGCTGCCCTTTGGAGAGAATTAAACACAACGTCAACCACATGAGAACATCATTTACAAATCTGTCAGACAtactgacacaggtgtgacccTCACCATATCTCCAATAACGTGGTTGTCCCTGCGTTCAGTTCGGTTGATTCCCAAGATGCCAAACACGACAAAAACCATCGCCCCAGTGTCGACCAGAGGACGCACCGCTGGATGGCCACATGCTCCGCCGCTGCATGGGTTAAAGCCAagtgttttggatgttttcttttttgcagcAGACGAAGGATCTttgaaaatagagaaaaatcaCTAAACAGCACTTATTTATACAGTAATAAATATGAGTACCAGTCGAGCACTGTTAAAATCCTCCAGTGAATTCAGAGAGTGCCACTTAAACAAGCTATATTTGAAAGAAGTGTCACATCACTGCATTTTCCAAGCCTCAATGAgaatgaataataaagacatttcAGCAGTGTGACACATGCGGGGAAAATAGTTTTCCTGATGGGCTAACAAACTATCTTTATGTTAATGACACTTTCTGACACTGTGACACCAGCTTGCTCACCACTGGGGAGAGGAGTATAAAAGGTTCCCCGTGTGGGTCCATCAGGCCCGGAACTGATGCCACAGCCAGGAGGGCTGACACACACTCGGCTGGGGTGAGGTCTCAGGCGGCGCTGGGCATAAAAAAGCTTCCTAAGAGGGGAAAGCAAAGCTGGAATGACAGATTGTCCACTAAAACAACACGACAGTCCATTTAATATGATTTTTCCTCACTCGTGTTTtcacctgctgtgctgctgcgGAGACAGTGCTGCATAAAAGGAAAACTCTGGCGTCCAGCCATGACGGGGGTCACATGAGGTGGATGTGATCATCCAGCTGGGGTACGGGTGGTACACATGggaaacacacactgtcattcTGGTGGTGTAATTGCTGCGGGGCTGATTATAAGCCTATTCAGATAAGACAAAATTAGTTACACGCCGCTTTAGCAGCGCATGTGACAGTTGGGAGACATTACAActtattaaagaaaataataatcaagttTTTTGCTCCCTAACCTGAAATGATGACACCTCTTGGTGCTCTGTGCTGCATAACTTCCACGGGGAGGGAGTGCTGGTGTTAAGGGAGAAGCGGTAAAGGGTTGGAGAGGCTCCGGGGTCCAACTTTGATATGTACACTGTAATTAAAGGGCCTAAAAAAAGCAATACAAAgtgcaatattttaaaaaagtggaaCCAGTTTTAAataagttgattttttttttaatgtgctgGATGTTTTACCTGTTTGATTGGTGCTTGATTTTACTGAACTCCGAggagcagtggtggttgttgtgATCGGGGTCTGCTGATGTGTGGAAAACttgaaagatgatgatgaagtgtGGGTGTACAAAGGGTGCGGCTTCTCCATGAACACACCTGCAGGACACAAGATGCAACTCAGATATTTATCCTGGATCTCGGAGGTTAACTGGCGAGACCATTTCTATCCCTGCCACAGTCTCACCTGAGCACATCGGGCAGGAGATGCCTTGACCGCTGAGGTTGCTCCTCAGAGCCAGCAGAGTCTGGAGGTTCGTGTCGCGACGGAAAAGAAGGGGGGCGTGTGTGGCCGGCCTCAGgagacagcagcagccagcagatAAGAGCAGAACCAGGAGGAAGACACCTGGGCAGACAGGAAGACGGTAATAAACAATGGCAGAGAGGAGGGTCTGATGGAGTAGATAGAGTAGCTGAGGGACAGATCAGGAGCAGGGAGCAGGGATCAATTACAGTCACTCCTGCAAAGAGAGAGGATGAATACTTCATGATAGCTGCTTGTTCTTCCACTGACAGatccctcaggctgcagagagatTACTGCATTGCTTCAACAGTTTGAGCTGGAGGTTACGCTCATGTCTAAAACATAGATAAAGAGCTCGGCAGATAAAATCTACAAAAATCCGATGATAGAAATATCTCCCTCGTCTTTTTAGGTTTTTCTTAGCCCTGTCAAAATCTCTTGAGTTCTTATATCAAATCTCACCTAGAACAAGCTTTCGTCGCTTCACAGCTGGCTCTGCCACCAAGTGCTTCAGGGCCCACTGGAGATTCGTGCTCACCACACCCACATGCCTCTGCCCTGGAGGGGACAGAGGTGTCTCCACTGACAGGGAAAGAATGGCTGCATCGCCGTCTGTGTCACAGGAGCCTGATCGAAACAAAGACAGGGGGCTTAGTGGTGCCAGGACAGAAGCGCTTTACAGCCTGGACTCATTACCTTTCCCCATTCTCGCCCCCATCACTCATCCAATGCTAGGAAGATAATAATCTCACCTGGCTCCATCTCCACTGACAGAAGTGCCACATCGTCATCCTCATCTGACAAAGGGCTGTGGCTTGCTgacaggcctgaaaacctcttccAGCTACGGAGCGAGGAGGAAGTTTAGGGAGAGAGACAGCTGAAGGGATTACATCTCGCCTGCGGTGTCGCACAGCATGCACAAATAACATCACACACAAAAGTAAGGAAGAAAAAACGACTCACCGATTTAACCAGGCATGTTCCTGAGGCTCCACACACTCAGTCCAGACACACAGCGCTGCTGGCATCAGGACGGACACACagagccagcagcagctgacaaTGAGCGCCATGAAAAGGCCGAAGTCATGCACGGCTGGGATCTAAGAGCCAGTTCAACGAGGCACAGTGTAAAGGACCTTGAAACATTCAATTTGAGCTTATCGCATGAAAATGGCTGTCTGCTGAGAGAGGCACTTCTATTCATCCAAAGCAGAGGAGTCATTTACACCCGCGGTACAGAATTCTATTAACGGGGGCATTACTATCCCATGATTACCTGAGAGAAGGTGTTAGCAGCATATGCAGCCGCAGTGGTGAAAGAGGTGAGGAAAGTAGCTCGGCCAGCTGTTTTAATTGTGTAGAGCATTCGCTGCTGCGGCTGACGCAGATGAGACGCCTGTCTGAAGGTGCTGATGAACACAAATACATCATCCACCCCTGAGCAACAGTGAGAGAACAGAAGAGCTGCCTTATTACATATTATTGTACATGTACTgtgaaaaggtgttttttttttttttcaacctttttaaaggaaaagtttgactTGTTTTCTAAATTTCTTGCTGAGAGCTAGATGAGAACATGTGGAGGATGGTGCTTGTCAGGGTTTTACActgagtcaaaacaaaacaagaaaaaggaaaaaagaaatataaaataatagcAAGGAGGTATACTGACAAAGACAGTCTCACAATTTGCCAGTAAAAAAGTcctcaaatattgttttattttggataatttgataaaaaaaatttgaataaTCAAAATTTAAAGCCACTACAAATAGTTTTAAACTGGTTATGAAAGTCTCATTTTGATACTGATGCCTCCATATGACCTATTaaagcaaatgagaccatcgGCGAGAAGATAAACTGTTtctatttagttttttgttaaCGCCTGCGACCAGATATGAGTGCAGACgcctgtgtttacattttcccAGGCAGAGTTACAGGAAGTAGTACGTTTGCCAGTTaaaaaggagcaggaggagcgttttccttcttttttttttacattatattgtGTGGTTTTGACGATGAAAACACTActacttttgtccacaggggcctccaaaataaaaaaatatcctaatataaagttccttgtagtagctttaaaataacaataatataaatataaatatatatatataaactaaTATAATACTGTTGTATAAATAGCCCTAAAACTTTTATTTgatgaattaaaataattaaatgtaaaatgtaaatacagtttTGTAAAATAGTTATGAGTAAAGTCGTGAATATTAATAAAAGacttattttaaagtttgaaagGTTTAAAGATCAAAATTTCCAAAATGTCCAAAGGGTATAAGAGATTATAACAAGTTGCTGTATTTTGTTAGTCTTGTCACTGCAGGAAGTGAAGTATTCAGATCAAGAAATAGTCCTGAACAAACCTCGCCGTAAAAAACAAATCGCACTGTTTTCACACTTCAGTCGACATGTTAATTTGTGAGCTTTAGAGATGTTTGTAAGTGGAGTTTATCACCATTTTGCacagagccatgctagctgtttttccctgtttc encodes the following:
- the disp3 gene encoding protein dispatched homolog 3, producing the protein MDVEDEPLLFQTSWGGEEEDEEDEEEEEDDGGVRAERQRCYSEEAGVCGLWRAVGWVYTQPCASGVVLGVVVLLPCALFAYMLLYCPPLDIDLSYSAFEVHSHFSAERFDALTIAVKTQLGSWDRRRRDLDDRESEALRELLLEKVGRHGLFNRTDNEGTRSSTPQNKPLNAGDDQKRGAAGRDERTEPHLGQKEMGEHKTSDHRAEEDEEMSWDGNSTLPLIRRRRFAPNYYMQTQALWRIELVFVAQGNGDRNIFTPERLQTIHHVERLLMQHPQFHQFCWKPLEMLRDLPLGPSYCSPPSSLLSYLYPSERGGKIYYDGMGPDLADIQGSLSLAITHPQFYWYVDESLSPEHLSSSLLRSEIHFGAPLPSYYSLQDRADEQRSRFKNFVVQYADLLAKQSTSQVKVLYGGTELFDDEVRHTFHNDMMLAVISGACITVLVYVLTSFSVFLTFFGLASIGLSCLMALFLYHVVFGVRYLGILNGVAAFVIIGIGVDDVFVFISTFRQASHLRQPQQRMLYTIKTAGRATFLTSFTTAAAYAANTFSQIPAVHDFGLFMALIVSCCWLCVSVLMPAALCVWTECVEPQEHAWLNRWKRFSGLSASHSPLSDEDDDVALLSVEMEPGSCDTDGDAAILSLSVETPLSPPGQRHVGVVSTNLQWALKHLVAEPAVKRRKLVLGVFLLVLLLSAGCCCLLRPATHAPLLFRRDTNLQTLLALRSNLSGQGISCPMCSGVFMEKPHPLYTHTSSSSFKFSTHQQTPITTTTTAPRSSVKSSTNQTGKTSSPLITVYISKLDPGASPTLYRFSLNTSTPSPWKLCSTEHQEVSSFQAYNQPRSNYTTRMTVCVSHVYHPYPSWMITSTSCDPRHGWTPEFSFYAALSPQQHSRKLFYAQRRLRPHPSRVCVSPPGCGISSGPDGPTRGTFYTPLPSDPSSAAKKKTSKTLGFNPCSGGACGHPAVRPLVDTGAMVFVVFGILGINRTERRDNHVIGDMGSIILDPDFDIFQEMGHLCQMCKSISANKQLVKPGGAQCLPSGNKLSSILPLLHPECHSLPEPNLLPGQLSHGAVGMHGGKVRWLSMAFESTTYKGKSSFQTYSDFLQWENFIQEQLASLPQSSALQRGFQTCEHWKQIFMEIIGVESALWSLLLSLAICVAAVSVFTAHLLLLLPVLITILGVICLVVALMYWLGWEMGAVEAISLSILVGSSVDYCLHLVEGYLLAGETLPSTPGCNSEPPVERQRRTLEAVNHVGVAIVSSAVTTVISTVPLFFCVIVPFAKFGQIVAINTAVSILFTLTVTVAMLALMAPASFNRPPGAVLKAGLAVTAAAALGAAVCWVGGQLGALAWQSISV